The DNA window CTTCtacatgtaatttctttttatctgcttCTATTTTCACCTCAGAATATTAAACTGTGTTGGATTTTGGCTCCCTAAATAGGCACAGGGAAACTGCAGTGAGCTAGAAAGCTGAATTTTATCTTTCACTCTCTGAGGCTAGAACACTTTAGCTTCGTGTATTGTGCTTTCAGTAACTCACTGTTATCCTTTAACCTGACAGCAAAAAACCTCTGAGTCTGTATCTGTTCCTAATGAGGGAAATgcaaggagagaaggaaacacagaTTAATCTTTTTACTTCATAAGAGATCaacaaaggaaatgtttcattttttattctatttttacaaGGTTTTCAGCTATTAACATAAGCAATTTATGCATAGCATAAAAAAGTATCGGGGTTGCCCTTTTAATAATTATAAGCAGATTTATTACAACTGAAGACTTGTAGCATATCTTGTTACATGAATTATTACGTATATTATCCTGGTTATTTACATATTGTAATTAACTGAGActgttttggtgttttgaaaTTTGTGATTTGCTAGCACTTACACCATTTACAGAGATATAAACATCTATAAAATGTGTGGGAGTGTTAAGAATTAAGTTTACTAAGGTCAAACTATCATTTTGCTCTCTCTAATCCAAGGGGGTTTTATATACACGAAATGTAAAATGGAATCAcatttaaaagacaagaaaCCAGCTTACCGGACTTTCTCTATATATTAGTCCTAATTTTTCTCAGGCCTGAATGGATCATCATAATGACAGCAGTTAAAAGGCTTTTGCTGTCTCCCAGTCTCAAATTCAAATTAtgcagaacaaaggaaaaagttcTGCACAAGCCtatcttctgctgctgttctaaCCATGTCCCTCCTTATCTTGTCCTGCTGAAATGGTGCAGCACTTTTAAAGGAGGCTGATGCTCACCTCTTGTTGAGAGATGGACTTTCCCATAAAGTTGTCCTACAGCAGGCTGAGAGCCATAGCCACCAGCAAGCCACCTCTGCAAGGATAAAGTATACTGCAGTCATGAGGGGCTTTTAAGTGGCTCTGCTAATATGTTCACCCTCTACAGAagagattttccttttaaaatgttataattGATCTACCTCTGCTGATCAGAGGCACTTGATTCTTTAAGATGTTGGAGGAGGTGTTGGAGGAGGTTGGGGCTTTGACTACCGTGAAATTTTATCAAACAAATGTCATCACAAGAAAGAGCGCACATGTTGAAACACAAACTGCAGAAATGCTTACAGCAATGAACAGAATTAGTGAGACAGAGGAAAATGTACTTCCTAGCTGAAATCCTGGAAGAGACAACAGCTGCAAAATAGTTATTCAGGTGTGGCTGTATCAAGTGCAAAGAGAGAACCCCAGTAAATGGATGAGGTTAAAGTAGGATGAAATTACCAAAGGCTGCTCTTGTAACATGGCTGTGACATATTTCTGCTGCTAAACTACTGTTATTTGCCCTGGCAATGGATTAACAGCAGTTAACAAAGATTAACTGAAACAACAATCTCAGATGAGAGAATATAAAAACCTATGGATTTTTGTCTGATATTTCTCATATATACACACGTAAACACTTAAtcctaaaaaataaacttaatcAACTTGAATGTAAACACTATGTTTTCATAATTAGTAGATAGATGATATATAGGCTGGCAAGCTGAGCTGCTCACATGGTGTCAGGACTTTATGTTGTTATGGTGTCTGCACATGTATGTCACATGCTGATTTAGAGTGAGAGCATATAATGCAAGAAGCAGCTCATATTAGAATTTTCCGAGCCTGAAGcagaataatttgaaaaaatccTAGATAATATGGTTCAGCTGTTTCTGAGAATATGATTTGGAAAATACGTTGTTGCACATGCATGAAACCAAAATCTTGATTATTTTCTAGAGAATGTCCAAGATCATCAGGTTTTAAACTACAGATTGGCAATGTGGCTGAAATGGCATCAGTAGTGCATCTTTTGTCACTTTTATCAATTTAGCCAAATCAGaataagttaaaatatttaaaaagcagcatcagTTTGCCAAGTAGAGACATGCCAGTGATGCCAGGGTGCAGGTGCTGAATTTGGGCAGTCCCCTCTGCACCAGTTGGCCTCTATCAGGAAGTACCTCACTAGGAGTTACTCTTATAGCTGCTCTGACTCCCGGGGTTGTAGTGCCAGGTGCCAGACCTAGGAATAGTGAGACAGCATCAAAGATGTAGAGTGAGGTGAAGGAGACTGAGCTGATGAGGGAGACTGGAGCAAGGagcttaaattttaaaaaaaccagaggTGCATAGAGACAGGAAAAACATACAAGCTTTGGCCGGAGAATGGGCAGACAAGCTTGTGCTGATTAGACCCTATGAAGTCCTTGCAGTACCTAAATTCTAGATTCCTAAATTTTCTGACACAGATAAGCAGAATATTGATTATTCATTTGAATTCCACTCCCACTTACTAGTGTGATCTTGCTAATATCAACAATCCTGGTCCTTTTAAGAAAGTAAATAATTCTTTAATAAAAGCTTTATCAATTTGCAAAGATAAAAATCCCACGTGGCAAGGAGACATGAAGATAGGTTTATTGCACCAGATAACTATGGAAATAGGTCAGAGACATGTTTTCTGGAAATTCTTGATGGCTGTTACAGTGTGACAACTGCAGAAACATTTGAGAAAGCTGATCAAGAAATAAAAGTGGAAGCTCTGCTGCAACTAGGTTCCTCCTACAAAAATAAGGACAAAGTGCAaattgtagatttttttttccacagtaatCAAGGCAGAttacagggaaaaagaagatattCTCTGACAAGCCTGGCAATGAGGAGACCAAGAAGATCAGTCCCTACAAATGGATTCACAAAGTGTATGGCAAGTCTTTTAGGAGAATGCAGAGATTTTTACAACTGGGAAGAAATCAGGTTTCCAAATCTTACTGGAGTGGCTGTTCAGTGGTTACCTGTTCGGTGGAAAGCATTCCCAGCAAAGAGACAGATGGCACTGaggtagaagaaagaaaacattctgaaaataaCACACACAGTCCATTAGGCAGAAGGGTCAAAGGTGCTGCTGGGCCACTGTACTTTGCTATTTATAGGTATTTTCATAACacaccagaattttttttcccttcatgcaATAAAAGAAAGTATTAGCTAACCTAGATGTTTGTTGGCAGTCAGTgtctggaaataaaaagcagtaattcCTTTAGCTTGACAATGTAAAGCAGATGTGATAAATTCCCTTGCAACTGATACTGCTATCAGACAATAGTATTCAGCTTATTAGATAAGTTGCCTAAGCATGATATTTGAATTAAGGCAGCAAAATCAATTTACTAATGTAAAAGTTAGGAAGCATTCCACAATACACAAGTGACTTCTGTAAGAAAATAtagagtgggtttttttatatcaAGGGGTTTAGGTTGTCATCACTTTATGGCAGCCAATCACAAATCTTCTGATTTTAGATCTGATAAATTCCTAATATCAATGAAACACACTTAAgatattctttttattaatttgtttcattGGACTAAGTGTCACCACATTTTGCTAcaagcaaactgaaaacatgttttgtgGGAATCATCTGAATTACTAGTTTCTGAAATAGGCATTGGTTGGCTTTTACTGTTGTTGTGGAAGATCTATTCAGACATGTTTTCTTATAAAGTAGGACACTGCTTTGCCTTTCTTTAGTATAGGAAATCAGTTATTAATTACAATCAGAAACACTGATACATCCTTAATGCTTCTCCACCCACCCCTGCTGCAGCGAACACTAGACAAAGCTCTTGCAGATTAGCAACTCTGGTTACTGTATCTTTCCCACCTGGTGATTTTTATTACCAATTATATCCTGTTGTGGTCATAAGACAGCTGTAAGATTACAGGCAAGATGCTTGCTTTCCCACAAAGGAGTGCACGTGCAGAATTATGTAAAAAAGCAGGTGGGTGAATAGTTTCAAATGGATTTGTGTCTACAGTTACATTCTGTAGTGTCTTCCAGTCTCTGCTTGAAGCACTTGCCCAGCTCTATACTACTTTTCTATCACTCTGCCTGGCATTAGTAAGGAGTGAGCAGATACTGCAACTGTTTCTGCATATGAAAGTTGACTGAAATTAATCAAGAAGGTCAAAGATCAATAAGAAAAGGGAGAACCATTTGAGAGGCTTCATTGTTTTtaggaggcaaaaaaaattatcatattCCACACCTGGAAAAACTAATtccatatataaaaaaaatacttctgcttAACAGTAATTGCATTCCTCTGGCAGTCTGAGAAACACCGTAAACCAACTTGAACATGCAACTAGTGTGTTGTATGTGGTatagcccccccccccactaTTCTCCCAATGCTTGTTACTATAGCTGCACTGTACCTCCAACAGGCTTTTTGCAACTATATGAACTTTACTGTTACAGGTATCAAAACTGGTAGTTTAACCCTAGCTCTATTACTTTCAGGAGATGCAGTCACAGCCCTGTAGCAGAATACAGAATTAACTCACATTAAGACTGCAAGGTTGTTTTCAGATGCATTTGTTTCCACCTTGTTGTGAAAGAAAGCCACTTTATATTCCAAAGAGATTGGTGAAGATAACTTGGGTTGGGTGAATTCTCTACCAAATTTCTTCTTGGTTTTGCTACCTGCTTCCATCCATCCCCACCTGAGAATTTAATTGCTGGCTGCAATTACAGATACCATAAACTCAAGATCTGATAATGGATTAATGTTTGAAGTTGATCAGAGATACTTTAAACCTTTTATGattaaaatccacatttttgAACCACATTAATTTAATACACTTAATTTTCTACCAAACATACCACAGAAAAAGATTTGCACAACGTCAACCTTCATTTCCCCCCCAAGAGTGTGTTCTTACATAAGTAGAGACATGTTCCTTCAGCTCCAGGTAAGCAACTGAAGAGGATGGTCAGATAtacagagcaggagagggtgACATTGGCCAGCTCAGTCTTCATTTAGTCCCAAACTGATAGGCCAGTTAGGTTTTGTTGATTCTTTTGCTGTCTCTGGTTTGCTGACAAGACTTGTATCCAAAAGCAACTAGATTTTACTCTTTGCAGTCAAATTGTTCCACATAGGCTATATTATGCCCTTTGTTAGGCTTACAGCTGGTGGTCTCATTCCAAGGGTTCAAAGgatattttacatgtttttctaGCTCTCCACAGAAatcagaggaaggagaggggagcaAGCACAAGGAAACATTCATGGAGCACAACTTAAGGTACACTGTATAATTAATTAAAGGTGTGTCCTTCAGTTTGATATTCTGAATCACCTTCAAGAGAAATCTGCCTTCACACAGACTACACTTAGCTGCCTCCTACGCTAGATTGCCAATACTGCTCAAGGAACACTACTATTGTATAAGCAATCCCTACTTATACACACTTTTCAGAGGTCTGTGCCCCTAGTCTAGGTAGATATTAAAAGTACAATATAAATGAACACACTGCAGCCAGCTTCATGTCTAGAAAGGTACCACATATGTCACTCAAGTTCCTTCTGTAAGACATCACTTTTGCCCTTAAGCC is part of the Chiroxiphia lanceolata isolate bChiLan1 chromosome 1, bChiLan1.pri, whole genome shotgun sequence genome and encodes:
- the PP2D1 gene encoding LOW QUALITY PROTEIN: protein phosphatase 2C-like domain-containing protein 1 (The sequence of the model RefSeq protein was modified relative to this genomic sequence to represent the inferred CDS: inserted 5 bases in 4 codons; deleted 1 base in 1 codon), encoding MLEEVLEEVGALTTVKFYQTNVITRKSAHVETQTAEMLTAMNRISETEENCDLANINNPGPFKKVNNSLIKALSICKDKNPTWQGDXEDRFIAPDNYGNRSETCFLEILDGCYSVTTAETFEKADQEIKVEALLQLGSSYKNKDKVQIVDFFSTVIKADYREKEXIFSDKPGNEETKKISPYKWIHKVYGKSFRRMQRFLQLGRNQVSKSYWSGCSVVTCSVESIPSKETDGTEVEERKHSENNTHSPLGRRVKGAAGPLYFAIYSISVLDDVYTILCKNGRSHCLSKEHSTHERKXLQNRGNTSTNTPDGLVEGYLRITRVPGHHRDATKRTSVXPVTHICTYQFLILASKGFWEVLYYNEVLAPPLTTSTPYLRMHEWCSTKQDFSMCQYSMSLTEDNLNDSNAINNLQDGIQILYSNKDIFHSDSKCNLKQNK